TGACAGAGAAAACGATGTCGCACTCCGCGTTGAGACATGGCATGTGTCCTCCTTCTCTATCTTGAATCACATATCAACAACGTTAACGCGCTTTTTTGATGACATTCCGTCGCCATATTGTCACCTCTTCTCCAGACAAATCCCTTTCTTGACATTACTAGACGACCGGTCTACTATTTAATATGCAATCCAAAACATCAGCAAACACGCGACAACGTATACTGGAAACCGGAGCGCGTCTTATCCATAAGAAGGGATTTAACCATACGGGCATCAAAGAAATCCTTGATGCCTGTGATGTCCCGAAAGGTTCGTTTTATTTCTATTTTAAAAGCAAGGAAGAGTTCGGTTTAGCTGTTATCGATTTTCATTTTGAGCAGTTTGGTGCAATTTCCCGTACTATTTTCGATGAGCTTACAATGCCACCGATTGCACGACTTCGTGCGTATTTCGAAACATTCTTGGAGGGTATCAAGGCTCATCAGTGCGAGATGGGATGTCCACTCGGCAATCTTGTCCTGGAAATGAGTGATTTGAGCCCAGCAATGCGTGAGAAACTTCAGAGCGGTTTCACTTCTATGGAACATCGCCTCACGCACATTATTCAGCAAGCAATTGACCGTGGAGACATCACCCGTGCAATCGATCCAAATCAAACCGCGCAATGGCTGATGTCAGGGTGGCAAGGAGCTGTACTGTACACCAAATTGACGAGATCGACGGCTCCCATCGAGGCTTTTTTCGATCTCATGTTTAAGGAAATTCTTGTGTAAAGACATCAATCTCACTGTAACCTTGGAGAAGAACTGCCACATGTACCTGCTCAATCACATCCCGGTCGACCAAGCCCAAGGTGAACTTGCACACGCCTACAGTATTTTCCCCAACGGTGTCCCTGTTCCCGAGCCTCTTATTATGATGAGCGCAAGTCCGGAGTTGGCACAACTGCAAAGCAAAATCATTTCATATTTCATGACGCAAAGTCGTATGGA
The window above is part of the Desulfovibrio inopinatus DSM 10711 genome. Proteins encoded here:
- a CDS encoding TetR/AcrR family transcriptional regulator, with the protein product MQSKTSANTRQRILETGARLIHKKGFNHTGIKEILDACDVPKGSFYFYFKSKEEFGLAVIDFHFEQFGAISRTIFDELTMPPIARLRAYFETFLEGIKAHQCEMGCPLGNLVLEMSDLSPAMREKLQSGFTSMEHRLTHIIQQAIDRGDITRAIDPNQTAQWLMSGWQGAVLYTKLTRSTAPIEAFFDLMFKEILV